GATGGCATTGGTATTTCTGATGATATGAAAACAATGATATTTAAGAAGGGATATGGGAAGAATACCGGGATGGGTTTATTCCTCTCACAGGAGATATTAGCAATCACAGGACTTGTTATGAAGGAGACCGGAGAATCAGGGAAAGGAGTCCGATTTGTAATACATATCCCTGAAGGTTCATATCGTTTATCCAGGGAAAATCAAGAGAATAAATCCGGGATCTGAAGCCCAATCAAGGTACATGTAAACAGAAACAGTTTTTCCTGAGTTATCACAAACTGTTTTAAATTTCCCGAATAAAACCCTCATGTTGAGGGACTGTTATCATACGATCATTGTTCAGTTCTTTCAGATGTTCTTGACAATATCTTTTTATCCTCATCTACTGATCCCCTTTTCAGGACAAGTGATAGTATGAGGATTTTCATTGTTTATTACTCACTGTATGGCCATATCCATAAGATGGCACAGGCGGTTTCGGAAGGGGTCAGTGATGCTGGGTATAAGGCAGAACTCTTTCGGGTTCCTGAAACCCTATCCGATGAGATCATTGGGAAGATGGGTGCAACAGCGTTTCAGGAAGAGTTTAGGAAACTGCCTGAAATAACAGCGGCTGAACTGGCTGAAGCAGATGCAGTAATTTTTGGAACGCCGACAAGGTTTGGCAACATGATCGGCCAGATGCGACAGTTTTTTGATTCGACCGGAGGTATCTGGAACAGGGGTGCTCTGGCAGGAAAAGTCGGAAGTGTTTTCACCAGCAGCGGAACCCAGCATGGGGGTCAGGAATCAACGATCCTTTCGGTTCATATAACCCTTCTTCATCACGGGATGATTATTGCCGGACTGCCTTACACCTTTGCCGGCCAGACCATTATACAGGAACTAACCGGATGCTCTCCTTATGGGGCTTCAACTATAGCAGGGCCTTCAGGAGAGCGGTTTCCATCAGAAAATGAACTAGCCGGAGCACGATATCAGGGTAAGTATGTGGCGAAGATAGCAGAACAGTTGGCCGGAAAACAGAAAGATCTCTTATCGCTGCCGTAGGGGCAGGAAAGGATCACACCTTTTCGCAACACCAACACCCGAATACGCTTCGTATATACTCATGGCATGGTTTTCATGCATAAAATTGTAGATAAAAATGGGTAATACTACTCTTCGTCTTTATTTTTTGAACGTACCACAACTTCCCGGTGTACAATTACGAGCCCTGCAAGTGATCCCAGAATAATATTCAGATAAAACGTTACAAATCGCCAGAGTAATACAAAGAAACCCAGTGTTGCTGATGGGACTATAAGGGCATACAGGGATGAAGTCGATATTTCAGTGATTCCTGAAGATCCGGGCGTCAGGGGGATCATCATGACAATCGCGATGATGATCTGGAATAAGAACGAGAGTAAAATATGGGGTTCAAGTCCTAGTCCCATTAGGATTACTGAAGCTACCATAAATTCTGTCACCCAGAAGAGAGCGGTAATACCTCCTCCGGCGATCAACCCCCATGCTGCAGGTCCTGCAAATTTTGAAAAACTTTCAAAAAAATTATCGATCTCTTCATCTGCGTGTTCCAGTATCCGCGAAGTCGAGAATCGGGTGCCTGATAATTTTGCTGAGATCCATGTTATCAGCCGCATTATGAGGGATTTCATCCTGACTGGATAGCGAAGCATCAAAATCGGAATCAGGGCGACAGAGATTAAACAGACCCACGCGATAATTATCAGAATAATCATTGAAAGGCTGAAGGTACTCCAAATAGAGCCTGTAATTGTCATGATTCCGATTCCAAGGATTGTCAGAATGATACCGTCAAGGATCCGTTCGGTGATAACAACCGCTGTTGCATCCCCAACTTTTACTCCTACCCTGTACAGTTCATGTATTCTGACAGGTTCTCCTCCAGACTGTCCGGGGGTAATAGTCCCTGCGAAGAGACCTGCGAGCACCATGTTTACTGCATGTGGCAGTGGGACCCGGTATCCAAGGGCCCGGGAAAGCACCTGGATTCTCACTCCCCAGAATATGAGAGCAAGTATCCTAAATCCAATACTTAAGATAAGGAAATAAAAATTGAATGCGAGGATATAACTAATCGTTTCTTTGGTAAATGTTGTGGCAAACACAATTGCCAATACAACAAGGCTGAAAAGGATTGAAATCGCGAAAAGAGTTCTGGATGAAAATTTCATCAAATAATAATCTCCGGTAATACGTGTTATTCACATATATGATGAGCCAATATGAAATACATTCCATTTAATGGGAAAAAGGTATAATTATACTGTCTGATAATTTTCGAAAGAACGAAATATGTGTCATTATCATGATTTCAGTCGTTATCCCTGCATATAATGAAGAAAAGCGAATCGAAAGAAGTCTTTCTGCATTAACGAGCCAGACCGTACCTCGCGAGATGTATGAGATCATTGTTGTGGATGGGGGTTCTAATGATAATACCCGTGAGATAGCAGAAAAATATGCGGATAAGGTTTTCATTCAGACTTCTCCGCGGGTTGCCGGTGCACGAAATGACGGCTTTATCTGTTCTCAGTATGATCTGGTTGCAACTACGGATGCAGACAGTGTTGTCTCATCGAACTGGGTTGAAAGTATAATCAAGTCATTTTCTGATCCTGATGTAGCCCTTTCGTACGGCCCGGTTACCTCTATTGAACAAGAATCTGGGAATAAACGTTATGTCTACCTGTTTAATGCACTGATATGGTTCGGGGCTCATTCCAATCTTTATCATTACACCCTAGGATGCAATACGGCGTTTAGGAAGGAAGCACTCATAAAGGCCGGAATGTACCGGATTCTTGATGCCGGAGATGATCTAGAGATCGCAGTCAGAATGCGTAAGATGGGAGAGGTCAAATTCTCACCAGATATGAAAGTAGGTTTTGATTTTCGTCGGTATGAGCAGTTCGGGTTCTGGAGAACGATTTACGAGTGGTACTCAATTGTGCTTCAAGGTGGTATCTCTGATAAATATACTTATACCCGCCGTCAGTATGATAAATATTAGATTACACTCATTAATCTCTGATATTTGAAACCTCATTTCGAAACCCCTTGAAAACAGGTATATAATGGGAGAGGGGCTTTCCATCCTCAATAACTGAACTGCCATACTCTGAGGTATACTATGGGTGTAAAACTTTCAAATCTGCCACAATTACATATACTTAAGACTTCTGCCATAACGGTTGATGATAATGGAGATATTGTATGGGATAATGGGAAGAGGCCTGTTACCAGAAGTGATGCAATAAGCCAGATCATTGAACGACTAAAAAGAGATTTGAAGAATTGGGATCATGAAAAAATCTCTACCCTTTAT
This Methanospirillum lacunae DNA region includes the following protein-coding sequences:
- a CDS encoding lysylphosphatidylglycerol synthase transmembrane domain-containing protein: MKFSSRTLFAISILFSLVVLAIVFATTFTKETISYILAFNFYFLILSIGFRILALIFWGVRIQVLSRALGYRVPLPHAVNMVLAGLFAGTITPGQSGGEPVRIHELYRVGVKVGDATAVVITERILDGIILTILGIGIMTITGSIWSTFSLSMIILIIIAWVCLISVALIPILMLRYPVRMKSLIMRLITWISAKLSGTRFSTSRILEHADEEIDNFFESFSKFAGPAAWGLIAGGGITALFWVTEFMVASVILMGLGLEPHILLSFLFQIIIAIVMMIPLTPGSSGITEISTSSLYALIVPSATLGFFVLLWRFVTFYLNIILGSLAGLVIVHREVVVRSKNKDEE
- the wrbA gene encoding NAD(P)H:quinone oxidoreductase; this translates as MRIFIVYYSLYGHIHKMAQAVSEGVSDAGYKAELFRVPETLSDEIIGKMGATAFQEEFRKLPEITAAELAEADAVIFGTPTRFGNMIGQMRQFFDSTGGIWNRGALAGKVGSVFTSSGTQHGGQESTILSVHITLLHHGMIIAGLPYTFAGQTIIQELTGCSPYGASTIAGPSGERFPSENELAGARYQGKYVAKIAEQLAGKQKDLLSLP
- a CDS encoding glycosyltransferase, with translation MISVVIPAYNEEKRIERSLSALTSQTVPREMYEIIVVDGGSNDNTREIAEKYADKVFIQTSPRVAGARNDGFICSQYDLVATTDADSVVSSNWVESIIKSFSDPDVALSYGPVTSIEQESGNKRYVYLFNALIWFGAHSNLYHYTLGCNTAFRKEALIKAGMYRILDAGDDLEIAVRMRKMGEVKFSPDMKVGFDFRRYEQFGFWRTIYEWYSIVLQGGISDKYTYTRRQYDKY